A stretch of DNA from Blastopirellula marina:
ATATTCTCCGACTTTCAGTCTATGATCCGGGATCACTACGCTCTTGGGTACTACTGGATGGGTTGAACGGTTTCAATAAAAATAGCGACCGGGCGATATCGTCTTCCAACATAGATCCGAAAGCGAATTTGGAATAGATGAAAGTTCGCAGGTTCTGACGCATGGACCGATTCATTTGCGCGACGAGATGACGGTGTATTCGACCGACTTGTGAAATAGTCCGTCATGTTGCAGCCGACTTAGTCGCTCTCTTAATTCCGCTTCAAATTCTTCGGCTTGGTCACCAAGCACTCCCTTCGAGGCATACGAAGTCGAGTATAGAAAGCCAATGATCTCGTCCGTTGTCCATACTTCGTCGACATTCAAGTCATGAACCGTTGCTGAACCAAATCTCGTTTGAGCAAGGGCCGTTTGATGACGTTCTCCTTGCTGGTAGATTCCTCCGCCGGCGCGTCGTTTCGGGCCCAGCCACTTTTCCAGCATCTTGCAGATAATTGCCTCCCACTCGGTTTTTCCTTCATGGATACCCGTATAAGCGAGTGCCACAATTCCGCCACCGTCGTCCAGTAAATCATAGACGCGATTGGCTACTCGCAGACGGTCCATCCAATGGAACGATGCTCCAAAGGTTGCCAGGCGAAACATACCAAAATCTTCGCTAAGCTCCTCTGCCCGCATCTGGTGGAGTTGCACCTGGTCAATAGCAAGTTCTATCGCAGCCTGCCGGGCAATCGCGATCATCTGCGTGTCGGCGTCGATCGCGACAATCTCTTGAAAGTAGGACGCCAACGGTAGGAATACCTGCCCGGTTCCGCAACCGACATCGAGTAGCCCCCCTTCCCCGTTTAGGTTGAAGGTCTCGACAAGATAGTTGATGACCTCCGTGGGATAAGGACGGCGATAACGGGCATAGTACAAAGCGGTACCTTGAAAGAGATCCGCCTCGTTCCCGCCAATCTTGAAGCCTTGCCTGACAAACGATTGATCTTCGCGACTGGTCACGACCAACTCCTATTAAAGTTCGATCTGGCCACCGACCTCGACGACTTGTTCCGGCGGAAGATGGAAGTAGTCCGTCGCGCGCTGCGAATTACGTGTCATCCATGCAAACAGACGTTCTCGCCAGATTGCGATGCCGGGTCGATCGGTCGCCAGCAGATCTTCACGCCCCACAAAGAAGCTAACATCCAACTGCGAAAAATCGAGCCGCTCGTCATGGATCGTCAACAGAGCTAACGGGATATTCGGCGTATCCATAAAGCCATAAGTTAGACTTACCCGATAAACCCCTTCGCCGATTTCTTCGATTTGACTTCGGCGAGCAACTCGGACATGCGGAACGTCGGCGGTGGTTACGGTGAGCAAGACAACCGTCTCGTGCAGTACTTTGTTGTGAGTCACGTTGTGACGCAGCGCCGGAGGCGTACCAATTGGATTCCCCGTTAGGAATACGGCCAGTCCGGGAACCCGGATTGGTGATTGATTCATCAAATCGGCCAGGAACAGTTCGATCGGGACGCTGTTTTCGTTCAATCTTTCGGCCAATAATCTTCGTCCGGCCATCCAGGTAGACATCAACAGATAGGCAACGCCTGCCACGACGAGAGGAAACCACCCTCCATGGGTTACTTTCGGCAAGTTAGCTCCGAGAAATGACAGGTCAACCAGCAGGAATAGTCCTGACAAAGTCACCGCGGCTGATAACGACCAATTCCAACGCTTGCGGACGAGAAAAAAGAACAAGATCGACGTAATAACCATCGTAATAGTAATTGCCACGCCGTACGCAGCCGCCAGATTACTCGACGTCTCGAACCCCAAGACAAGCCCGATGCAAGCCAGCATTAACATCCAATTCACGGCAGGCAGATAGACTTGGCCCGCTTGCTCGTGCGAGGTATGCCGAATCGTCAATCGCGGACAAATTCCGAACTGCATCGCTTGCAACGTCAAAGAAAACGCACCGGTGATTACCGCCTGTGAAGCAATTACGGTGGCCGCCGTCGCTAAGATCACAAGCGGGTACAATGCCCAGCCGGGTGCCATCCGATAAAACGGATTTACGACATCGGAAGGATCACCTAGCAGTAGTGCTCCCTGACCGAAGTAATTTAAAAGCAGCGAAGGCAAGACGAGCGAATACCAACCAATCCGAATCGGCTGCGTACCAAAGTGCCCGATATCAGCGTAGAGCGCTTCGCCACCAGTCACCACAAGAAACACGGTCCCCAGTGCTAAGAAGCCTCCGAATCCATTGCCCAATAGAAAGTGCATTCCATGAAGCGGGTTAAGGGCTGCTAGGACCTCGGGCTTCTCGATGATCTGTGCCACTCCCATTCCCGCGATCGTCATGAACCAGACGAGCATGATCGGTCCAAAAATCAAACCGACGCCG
This window harbors:
- a CDS encoding class I SAM-dependent methyltransferase, which gives rise to MTSREDQSFVRQGFKIGGNEADLFQGTALYYARYRRPYPTEVINYLVETFNLNGEGGLLDVGCGTGQVFLPLASYFQEIVAIDADTQMIAIARQAAIELAIDQVQLHQMRAEELSEDFGMFRLATFGASFHWMDRLRVANRVYDLLDDGGGIVALAYTGIHEGKTEWEAIICKMLEKWLGPKRRAGGGIYQQGERHQTALAQTRFGSATVHDLNVDEVWTTDEIIGFLYSTSYASKGVLGDQAEEFEAELRERLSRLQHDGLFHKSVEYTVISSRK
- a CDS encoding potassium transporter Kup, with the translated sequence MSDASKSPSGTDHQEDGKQPAIMSLIALGIVYGDIGTSPLYALRECFHEDHALEVSSFNILGILSLVFWALILVISIKYLIFILRADNDGEGGILALTSLVTSLKNPSGKGSALIVAMGLMGASLLYADGMITPSISVLSAVEGIEVATPALQPYVQIITIGILIGLFLFQSRGTAGVGLIFGPIMLVWFMTIAGMGVAQIIEKPEVLAALNPLHGMHFLLGNGFGGFLALGTVFLVVTGGEALYADIGHFGTQPIRIGWYSLVLPSLLLNYFGQGALLLGDPSDVVNPFYRMAPGWALYPLVILATAATVIASQAVITGAFSLTLQAMQFGICPRLTIRHTSHEQAGQVYLPAVNWMLMLACIGLVLGFETSSNLAAAYGVAITITMVITSILFFFLVRKRWNWSLSAAVTLSGLFLLVDLSFLGANLPKVTHGGWFPLVVAGVAYLLMSTWMAGRRLLAERLNENSVPIELFLADLMNQSPIRVPGLAVFLTGNPIGTPPALRHNVTHNKVLHETVVLLTVTTADVPHVRVARRSQIEEIGEGVYRVSLTYGFMDTPNIPLALLTIHDERLDFSQLDVSFFVGREDLLATDRPGIAIWRERLFAWMTRNSQRATDYFHLPPEQVVEVGGQIEL